From the genome of Desulfobacterales bacterium, one region includes:
- a CDS encoding TolC family protein, with the protein MIVLISRRGRLFLRALIIIIAVRTAGLSDAMAEKPSAITLNTAIETALLQRPEPEAFSKDILAAKGRVTQSATLPNPELGLETSSLGDEDSVVVSQAFEFARKRAARVKAAEAEIPLVENDRLRTRLDIINEVSQAFITLLGAQEKGLLVQAAYDTAQQFAATVTERAASGAISPIEETRAKVLLAGALTDLARAGRELENARLALAAAMGTPEARFTAVEGRIPTEPTLPDKSALVAAAGLNPDLTRWKLERDRRSAIVESELAAATPDITFSGKLSVDRKNDETAFIAGLSIPLPLFNQNLGGIMEARAELDRSAYGARSEELRVRSEIEKRHAALQALAAEAGIVRDRMLSFAQQAYDAVSEGYRLGKFRYLDVLDATKELTGAKLRHLDLLISFELEKIAMNRLVTPPQDRFKGESK; encoded by the coding sequence ATGATCGTTTTGATTTCACGACGGGGGCGACTCTTTTTGAGAGCCCTCATCATCATCATCGCAGTCCGAACGGCGGGTTTATCGGACGCGATGGCGGAGAAACCATCCGCCATCACATTGAATACAGCTATTGAGACGGCGCTTTTGCAGCGCCCGGAGCCGGAAGCTTTTTCAAAGGACATTCTGGCGGCAAAGGGGCGCGTGACCCAAAGCGCGACCCTTCCAAACCCGGAGCTGGGGCTGGAGACATCGAGCCTCGGGGATGAAGACAGCGTTGTTGTCAGTCAGGCTTTTGAATTCGCACGAAAACGGGCCGCTCGTGTCAAGGCTGCGGAAGCCGAAATTCCGCTGGTTGAAAATGACCGGTTGCGGACCCGCCTGGACATTATCAACGAGGTCTCTCAGGCGTTTATAACCCTGCTCGGGGCGCAGGAAAAAGGACTTCTCGTGCAGGCTGCCTATGATACCGCCCAGCAGTTCGCCGCTACCGTCACTGAACGGGCAGCCTCAGGTGCCATATCTCCCATAGAGGAAACCCGGGCAAAGGTGTTGCTGGCCGGCGCGTTAACGGATCTTGCCCGCGCCGGCAGGGAATTGGAGAATGCCCGCCTGGCCCTGGCGGCCGCGATGGGAACCCCTGAGGCCCGGTTTACTGCCGTGGAGGGCCGGATTCCCACCGAGCCGACGCTCCCGGATAAGAGCGCTCTTGTCGCCGCTGCTGGTTTAAATCCCGATCTCACGCGCTGGAAGCTGGAGCGGGACAGACGAAGCGCCATCGTCGAGTCGGAACTGGCCGCAGCCACGCCCGATATCACCTTTTCGGGAAAATTGTCGGTCGACCGAAAAAACGATGAAACCGCGTTCATTGCCGGACTGTCTATTCCCCTGCCGCTTTTCAACCAAAACCTGGGGGGGATTATGGAAGCCCGGGCGGAACTGGATAGGAGCGCTTACGGCGCGCGATCCGAAGAATTGAGAGTCAGATCGGAGATCGAAAAGCGGCATGCGGCCTTGCAAGCGCTCGCCGCCGAGGCAGGCATCGTTCGCGACCGGATGCTTTCCTTTGCGCAACAAGCCTACGATGCCGTATCCGAGGGCTACAGACTGGGCAAATTCCGATATCTCGACGTTTTGGATGCCACAAAGGAGCTGACCGGCGCCAAGCTTCGTCACCTTGACCTGCTCATATCCTTTGAACTTGAAAAAATTGCCATGAACCGGCTGGTTACACCCCCCCAAGACCGGTTTAAAGGAGAATCAAAATGA